In the genome of Streptomyces sp. P3, the window GTCGGCGAGGGGTCGAACGCGGTGTCCACGTCGACCCGGTAGCCGGCCTTGCGCAGTAGCGCGACGGCCCGGGTGGTGCGGCCCTGCCCGTCACGCTGCTGGTTGGCCAGTGCGTACAGGTTGGGGTGGTCGGGGACGGGGTGGAAGTCGAATCCCTTCAACATCCAGGTGCTTGCCGCCAGTTGCTTGGGGTTGGCGGCGACGATGCCGAGGTCGGGGTGGCGGCCGACCGCGATGTCGGGAAGCGGGTCGTGCTCGGGGGTGGGCATGGCGGATCCGTCCGATGGGCGCAGGGGGAGCGGGGCGGTCGAGGGCGGGGACGGTTCTGCTGGTGCGGGACATGGCGGGCTCCAAGCTGGGCAGCGGTCAGCGACCGGGCGCGGACGAGGGCCGGGCGGGTGGCAGGGAGGCAGGTGCGGCTGAAGCGGACGGCGGCGCGACCGGGGTTGTGGGCCGTGCGGTCGGCGAGACCGCGAGAGCGGCGGCGACCCGGGACGCCGCCGGTTCCTCCGGGGCGACTTGGTCCACCCGGGTCTGGAGCCTGCCGGGGTGGTCGGTGTGCCGGTCGGCCAGGACGCCGCGCATGGACCGAATGTCCAAGGCGTAGGAGTCGAGCTTCTGGGCGATGTAACGCAGCCGGTTCGCGTAGTGGGGATCGGCGGGTTCGTCCAGGCCTCCCCACCAGTCGGCCGTCGTGTTGAGGGACTCCACGACGCGCTGGAGAACGCCGTCACCGGGAGCGGTCAGCTCGCTCAGCGCGGCGACGACTTCGCCCGTGTGCGCCGCCGACCGGATGGACTGGGGCAGGTGGCCGAGCCGGTCGCCGAGGCTGAGCCCCTGATCACCAGGGGGCGGCAGGCTGGGGTCGAGCAGGCCGGGATCGCACGAGACGTCGAAGCCCTCGGCCTGAAGCATGTCGACGGCCCGGGTCACCATCTGCCGCTGCTCGACCGGGTCGGTCATGGCGGAGGGCAGCCGGTGGAAACGCTCGCGGAACAGCACGACGGGGACGAAGCCCGCACGGTGGAGCACCGCGTCGGCGCCGCTCTCGTGGGCAGGTCGCCGCGGTTCCGGCCGGGGCGGCAGGCCGAGCTGGTCCAGGCGAGTGTCGATGGCGGCGAACAGGCGGGGGATGCTGCCGCCGTGTCGGGCGTGGGGATCGTGGGGCTCCGAGTCGTAGATCACTTCGTGGAGCGTGGAATCGTCGGGATGACCGCGGGTCACCAACCAGCTCTCCGGATACCCGGGTGGGTGGTCGGTGGGCGGTTCCTGGGGCGGAGAGATGATCAGGGCGCTGCCGTCGGGAAGTTCGGCGTGGACGATGTGGTCGCTGAGGCCGTACTCGACGGTGCAGGACAGTCCGCGCTGCCGAAGCGGCGTGGTCAGGTGGCCGTACGGGTGGTCATGCTCCGACGTGCCAGCGGCGGCTTCCTGGATGAAGGGTTCGCTGGTGCGCGCCGTGATGCGTGTGCCCTCCCGCTGGAGGGTGACCAGGGTCTGATCGGGGCGCATGTGGGCTTCTCCGTAGCCGGCCGTCCCCAGGGGGCGACGGCGGTGGGAAGCCGCAGCCGGGCGGGGGCCGGTAGGGGGTAGTGGCGTTCGTTGAGGATCCGGCGATCGTGCGGTTTGGCCTCGCCGGAAGTCGGTGCTAGAGGCGTCAGCGCGAGCGCCGCACGGCAGGGGGCTCTGACGCTGCCGAGGCGGACGGCGAAGCGGCAGAGGCATCGTGCCGACCGGAGGTGGATCGGGCCAGGGCCGCCTGGACACGCCCCGTGTGCGCGGACTGGTCGACCGCGATCCGGTCGGTCAGGTGATCGGCAGCCCTGGCCAACGCCGCTTCGCTGTAGCTGAGTTCGTCGGCGTAGTGCCAGCCTTCGGAGTTGCGGATCTCGCGGGCTCGTTCCTCGTAGAGCTCCCGCGACCCGGGCATGGACCCCTCCATGAGCGCGATGACCTGATCCCACTCGCGGCGGATCTCGCCCGCTCGCTCCAGTACGGAGTCGATCCCGCGCAGGCGCAGCAGGTCGGCGCTGATCGGGCCGTCAAGGTAGTCGGCCGGTTGCGCGGCGGCCCGAACACCGGCGAGGACTTCGGGGCCGTGGGCCAGGAAGGTCTCGACGTGCTCCCAGGCGGTAGCGTCCCGGGCCACCTTGCCGTCGGCGTAGCCGGTCTCATCGACGGGCCACCCGTCCTCGTCGCAGTACGAGTCGGAGACCGCGTCCCACTGGTCCGAGGCCTGCCTGATGCCATCAGCAGCGGAGGCCAGGGCCTGGACACGCGCCCGCCATGCTGCCCGTTCGTTGGCATCTTGCGGCTGGCGATCAGGGGTGGCGGAGGAGTCGGGAGAGGTGGGCATGGTCGTTACTCGTTTCTGTACGGGTGCCTCACCGCGAACGCGGCAGCGAGCGCGTGACGGATGGTGGGACAGGAGATGGAGCGTCGTTACGCTGGCCGGGGGAAGTTCCCCGGGCCGACGCCGCTGGCGAGAAGCGGGCTGCTGCTGCCGCTTGGTGCGCCCGGGAGCGGATCTCGTGGTCGAGGTTCTCCGCGACGAGATGCAGCTCCTCGCCAATGTCGGTCAACCGGGAGGCGATGGTGTCCAACTCGGACGCGCTGCGTCGGGCACCGTGGGTGCGACATCACTCGGAGGCGGTTTCGAGCATCTGGTGCAGGCGGGCCACCGCGCCGAAGTCCTCCGTGACGGCCTCGCGGAATAGGTCGGTGAACTCCTCGGTCCGGGCTGCGGCGAGGCGGTCGTTCCCGTCAGTTGCCGGTGCGCCGTTGTCCGGACTCGCGGCCGGGCCGGTCGTCGGGTGGCGCTGGAGCGGGGCGGCGTCCTCGACCGCACCGAACCGGAGACCGGGGGCGAGCCCGGACCGGGAACCCGAGACCCCACGGGGGCTCACGGCCGCGCCTCCCTGCTCGGTCCAAGAACTGAGGACTTGTCAGTTACGGTGAACTCACGGGGGTCTGCATGCATCCGGGCGTCCGTGTCGAACAGTTCGCGCTCGGCCGGATGCAGGATGTGCTGCGTGATGAAGCTCCGACCTGCGACTTTCCACAGGCCCCGGCCCTTGGTCAGGGCGGACACGGCCTGGGTTTCGATTCCGGTCAGGCCGAGCAGCGACGCGGCGGCGGCGAGTTGGTCGGGCTCCTGGCGGTAGATGATGCGGGTGCTGCAGTCGGCGAGGAGGCCCTCGGCCAGTACCCGGCCGCGTGAGCCGGCGTCGCCCGCGCTCAGTAGATCGCTGAGGCGGTGGATGACCATCAGGTTGGCGATGCCGAGCCCTCGGCTGAGCTTCCACTGGCTCTGCATGCGCTCCAGCAGGCCGACGTGCCTCATCACGCGCCATGCCTCGTCGTAGATCACCCAGCGTCGGCCGCCGTCGGGGTCGGCGAGCGCGGACTCCATCCAGGCGCTCGCGCAGGTCATCGCGAGGACCAGAGCGGTGTCGTCGCCTGAGCCGCCCAGGCGGGAGAGGTCGATGGACAGCATCGGGGTGGTCGGGTCGAAGGCCACGGTCGAGGGCGCGTCGAACATGCCGCTCAAGTCGCCGTGGACCAGACGGCGTAGGGCGTGGGCGAGGTCCTGCGCGGCGGCCCCCATGCGCCCGGCCTGGTCGCCGAGGGCGCGGTCGAGGAGCTCGGGTGAGCCGAGGGTGTGCGCGATCTCGCCGAGCAGGGGCACGGTGCCGCCTGCCTCGGCTTCGGTGACGACCAGGTCCAGCGCCAGATCGAGGGCCGTGTGCTCCATCGGCTGGAGATCGCGCTTCAGCACAGTGCGCGCGAGGCCGGCCAGGAGCAGGAGACGGCGCTTGCGGACCTCGGTCGACCAGTCGTCCTTGCTCACCGAGGCGGGCCGGGCCGGGGCGTCAAGGGGGTTCAGCCTGCCCGGGAGCCCTGGCCCCAGCGCGATGCTGTAGCCGCCGAGAGTCTGCGCGACGGCCGTCCACTCGCCCTTGGGGTCGCAGGGCACGTAGACCCGGTAACCGTGGGCGATCGCTCGGGTGGCGATGGACTTGGCGAGCGCGGACTTGCCCATGCCGATGATCCCGGCCAGGACCGCGTTGGGGTTGGTGAAGCCCTCGATCCGGCCGCTGCTGTACAGCGAGAACGGGTCGTAGCAGAACGCGGCCTCCGCGTGGACGTCGCGGCCGATGAAGATGCCCTCCGCGCCCAGGCCGCCCTCGGCGAGGAACGGGTAGGCCCCGGACACGGTGGCGGTGGTCATCCGGTGGGCGGGCAGGCTGAGCTTGCCGCCGCGTGCCGAGGAGGAGCCGGGGCGACCGGACGGCGGATACGTCGGCCGCAGCTCCGGGTCGAGGGTCTCCTCGTCGCGGCGCCTGGGCGGGGCTCCGGCGAGGCGGGCCTGGCGCCGGGCCTCGGCGAAACCGGCGCGGGCGGCGCGCTGATCGGCCCGCGATGCCTTGCGGGGGACGAACAGGGGAGAGGCGCTGGCGCGGGTGCGGGGCATGAACGATTCTCCAGACGGGAGGCAGAGTCAGTGGCGGACGAGGCCGGTGAACGGAGCGTGGAGGTCAGCCGGGGTGGTACGGCGTCGGACCAGGTGCGCGGTGCGCTGGTGGCGCTGGCAGATGGTCAGCTCAGGTGCGCCTTCTGGCAGGCCGACCTGGCACGCATCGCGGTCGGGGACCTCGCCGGAACCGGGGTGGGGGGCCGCGTGGTAGGCGGCGTGGACGTGGTCGGCGGCCTGCCAGATCCGGATGCGGGCGGCGCTGAGCTGGTCACCCTCGATCGGCACGAGCCGGCCTGTGCGGACGGCGTGAGCGTCGAGTAGGCCGTGCAGTGAGACGAGGTGGGCGTGCAGGGCGTCCAGCTCGGGGCGGGTGGTGACGAGGGGACCGCCTGGCACGTTGAGCGCGCGGTGGAAGTCGAGCGCGGCGGTGGCGAAGGGCACGAAGTCCTGCGCGGTCGGGCTGGCGGTGCGGGACATGGGGGCGCTCTTTCGGAAGGGAGGAGGGCCGGCATCAGGCGGCGAGGGCGAGCGGCATGGCGGCGGCGGTGAACGCCTCGGCCTGCTGCCAGGTGAGCGGCCTGAGGTCGAGCTGGGCGCCGACCGCCGCGGTCTCCACGACCGCGCAAGCGGAACGAAGTTCCTCCTCGGAGTCGGCCGAGACGGTCAGCAGGCCGGTCAGGGCGACATCCGCGTGGCCCGCGATGAGCTGGCGCTCCCGGGACTTGATGTCCTGGTACTCGATAGAGTCCGCTTCGGAGTCGACCTGGCCGCGACGAGCCCGCTCGGCGGCGTCCGCGATCACGCTGGCCTTCCTGCGCTGGACATCACGCAGGGCGGCGTCCAAGCCCTTCGGCTCGTACGACAGCGACAGGGTCCGCCGCACCCCGGCGGTGAACA includes:
- a CDS encoding ATP-binding protein, with the protein product MPRTRASASPLFVPRKASRADQRAARAGFAEARRQARLAGAPPRRRDEETLDPELRPTYPPSGRPGSSSARGGKLSLPAHRMTTATVSGAYPFLAEGGLGAEGIFIGRDVHAEAAFCYDPFSLYSSGRIEGFTNPNAVLAGIIGMGKSALAKSIATRAIAHGYRVYVPCDPKGEWTAVAQTLGGYSIALGPGLPGRLNPLDAPARPASVSKDDWSTEVRKRRLLLLAGLARTVLKRDLQPMEHTALDLALDLVVTEAEAGGTVPLLGEIAHTLGSPELLDRALGDQAGRMGAAAQDLAHALRRLVHGDLSGMFDAPSTVAFDPTTPMLSIDLSRLGGSGDDTALVLAMTCASAWMESALADPDGGRRWVIYDEAWRVMRHVGLLERMQSQWKLSRGLGIANLMVIHRLSDLLSAGDAGSRGRVLAEGLLADCSTRIIYRQEPDQLAAAASLLGLTGIETQAVSALTKGRGLWKVAGRSFITQHILHPAERELFDTDARMHADPREFTVTDKSSVLGPSREARP
- a CDS encoding DUF6238 family protein, which gives rise to MSRTASPTAQDFVPFATAALDFHRALNVPGGPLVTTRPELDALHAHLVSLHGLLDAHAVRTGRLVPIEGDQLSAARIRIWQAADHVHAAYHAAPHPGSGEVPDRDACQVGLPEGAPELTICQRHQRTAHLVRRRTTPADLHAPFTGLVRH